One segment of Saprospiraceae bacterium DNA contains the following:
- a CDS encoding transketolase → MAATITTPRRKKQPAQLTEAYRKEVLNDFKICCLSREASVIARKEVLTGKANFGIIGDGKEVAQVAMAKAWRKGDFRSGYYRDQTLMLALGLMNLDEFFAQLYGDPYNDPFSGGRQMNCHFATPFVDGEGNFLDLKNRYNISSDVAPTGGQMARGLGLAFASKKFRELPNLCGDLSDKGNEVTFVTIGDASTSEGPFWETINAAGVMQVPLAVSVWDDGYGISVPKKYQTTKESISEILEGFRPDGKKDSTGLDIYTGKAWDYPGLCQLYRDAVDKMRVTHRPALFHIQEVTQQLGHSTSGDHRRYKSPERLAWEEEFDCNRRMAEWMLANGIATPEEVEHIKAEAKREATEAAQRAYRAYHDKVADLKKELTSLLQKLPAEPSVSALLKELEQRRDPLRYELLEIARRALLSAPDKNSAEATDLRSFIHAERVEGDMIYSHNLLSESPKSPLEVPVEPAVYSGESPLKDGYEVLNACFDKNFETHPELIVFGEDVGHIGDVNQGMRGMQQKYGEERVFDTGIREWTIMGQAIGLAMRGLRPIAEIQYLDYLLYGLPPLSDDLCTLRWRSNNMQIAPAIIRTRGHRLVGVWHAGSPLGMMLGSLRGMHICVPRNMTQAAGMYNTLLRGDDPAIVVEVLNAYRFKERLPDNIGTFTVPLGVPEILRTGDALTLITYGACVRVAEKACDLLAQQGISVELIDVQTLLPFDLQHTCVESLKKTNRVLFLDEDFEGGASAFMLQQVLEQQGGYRWLDAKPATLVAKPHRPAYGQDGDYHSKPQVEDVVETVMRIVREDW, encoded by the coding sequence ATGGCCGCAACCATCACTACGCCGCGTCGCAAAAAACAGCCCGCCCAACTCACCGAAGCCTATCGCAAGGAAGTGCTGAACGATTTCAAAATTTGCTGCTTGAGCCGCGAAGCCAGCGTCATCGCCCGCAAGGAAGTGCTCACCGGAAAAGCAAACTTTGGCATCATCGGCGACGGAAAAGAAGTCGCGCAAGTCGCCATGGCCAAAGCATGGCGAAAAGGGGATTTCCGCTCCGGCTATTACCGCGACCAAACACTTATGCTGGCATTGGGTTTAATGAATCTCGACGAATTTTTTGCCCAACTCTATGGCGACCCCTACAATGACCCCTTTTCGGGTGGCCGCCAAATGAATTGCCATTTTGCAACACCCTTCGTGGATGGCGAAGGCAATTTTCTCGATTTGAAAAACCGCTACAACATCTCCTCCGATGTCGCGCCGACGGGCGGCCAAATGGCGCGCGGATTAGGGCTTGCTTTTGCCTCCAAAAAATTCCGCGAGCTGCCCAACCTCTGCGGCGACCTTTCCGACAAGGGCAACGAAGTCACTTTTGTTACCATCGGCGATGCCTCCACTTCTGAAGGCCCTTTTTGGGAAACCATCAATGCGGCAGGGGTGATGCAGGTGCCGCTCGCCGTTTCCGTGTGGGACGACGGCTACGGCATCTCGGTGCCAAAGAAATATCAAACCACCAAAGAAAGCATTTCAGAGATACTTGAAGGGTTTCGACCCGACGGCAAAAAAGATAGCACAGGCCTCGATATCTACACCGGCAAGGCTTGGGACTATCCGGGTCTTTGTCAGCTCTACCGCGACGCGGTGGACAAAATGCGCGTCACCCACCGCCCAGCTCTTTTTCACATTCAAGAGGTAACGCAACAACTCGGCCACTCTACCTCTGGCGACCATCGCCGCTACAAAAGCCCCGAACGCTTGGCGTGGGAAGAAGAATTCGACTGCAACCGCCGCATGGCCGAATGGATGCTCGCCAACGGCATCGCCACACCCGAAGAAGTGGAACACATCAAGGCGGAAGCCAAGCGCGAAGCCACCGAGGCTGCTCAACGCGCCTATCGTGCCTATCACGACAAAGTGGCAGACTTGAAAAAAGAATTGACCTCGCTCTTGCAAAAACTGCCTGCCGAACCCTCGGTGTCCGCGCTGCTCAAAGAACTGGAACAAAGACGCGACCCCTTGCGCTACGAACTGCTCGAAATAGCGCGTCGCGCCCTGCTGTCAGCGCCTGATAAAAACAGCGCCGAAGCAACAGACTTGCGGTCGTTCATCCATGCCGAGCGGGTGGAAGGCGATATGATTTACTCGCACAACCTGCTCAGCGAGTCGCCCAAGTCGCCGCTCGAAGTGCCCGTGGAGCCTGCTGTCTATTCCGGCGAGTCGCCGCTCAAAGACGGCTACGAAGTGCTCAACGCCTGTTTTGACAAGAATTTTGAAACACATCCCGAACTCATTGTATTTGGCGAAGATGTCGGCCACATTGGCGACGTGAATCAGGGCATGCGCGGGATGCAGCAGAAATATGGTGAGGAGCGTGTGTTCGACACAGGCATCCGCGAGTGGACCATCATGGGGCAAGCCATCGGCCTCGCCATGCGCGGCCTGCGCCCCATCGCCGAAATCCAGTACCTTGACTATCTGCTCTATGGCTTGCCACCGCTTTCCGACGACCTCTGCACGCTCAGGTGGCGCTCCAACAATATGCAAATCGCACCAGCCATCATCCGCACTCGGGGGCACCGACTGGTCGGCGTGTGGCACGCAGGCTCGCCGCTCGGCATGATGCTTGGCTCCCTGCGCGGTATGCACATCTGTGTGCCGCGCAACATGACGCAAGCAGCCGGAATGTACAACACCCTGCTGCGGGGCGACGACCCGGCCATCGTGGTGGAAGTGCTCAATGCCTATCGCTTCAAGGAACGCCTGCCCGACAACATCGGCACCTTCACCGTGCCGCTTGGTGTGCCGGAAATCCTGCGCACCGGCGATGCCCTCACGCTTATCACCTACGGGGCTTGCGTGCGGGTGGCAGAAAAGGCTTGCGACTTGCTGGCGCAGCAGGGCATCTCCGTCGAACTCATTGACGTGCAGACTTTGTTGCCTTTCGATTTGCAGCATACTTGTGTGGAAAGTTTGAAAAAAACCAACCGCGTGCTCTTTCTCGACGAGGATTTTGAAGGTGGCGCATCCGCGTTCATGCTTCAGCAGGTGTTGGAACAACAAGGCGGCTATCGTTGGCTCGATGCCAAACCCGCCACACTCGTCGCCAAGCCGCACCGCCCAGCCTACGGTCAGGATGGCGACTATCACTCCAAGCCACAAGTGGAGGATGTGGTGGAGACGGTGATGCGCATCGTGCGGGAAGACTGGTAA
- a CDS encoding DUF4252 domain-containing protein codes for MNKSILLLPLFLFGAIFKIAAQNDAITRFFDKYYEDERFTVVYVSPKMFQLVSKIETDDEEWNKVREIVKDLGGLRVLVADSIEDGLSFYKDALSKVPANEYEELLTVRDGKENVRIWVKDKGNIIEELLLLVGAPDEFVLLSFTGKIDLDKISELSKTLDIDGAEHLEKVKSKTAKKTTNN; via the coding sequence ATGAATAAGTCCATTTTGCTTCTGCCCCTCTTCTTGTTTGGGGCCATTTTCAAAATCGCGGCACAGAACGATGCCATCACCCGTTTTTTTGACAAATACTACGAAGACGAGCGTTTCACGGTAGTCTATGTCAGTCCCAAGATGTTCCAGTTGGTTTCCAAAATAGAAACTGACGACGAAGAGTGGAACAAGGTGCGCGAAATCGTGAAAGACCTCGGTGGCTTGCGCGTGCTTGTTGCAGATAGTATTGAGGACGGCCTCTCCTTTTACAAGGACGCGCTCAGCAAAGTGCCCGCCAACGAGTATGAAGAATTGCTCACCGTCCGTGACGGCAAGGAAAACGTCCGCATCTGGGTCAAGGACAAAGGCAACATCATCGAAGAGTTGTTGCTCCTTGTGGGAGCGCCGGACGAATTTGTCCTCTTGAGTTTCACGGGAAAAATTGACCTCGACAAAATCTCTGAACTCTCCAAGACCCTCGATATTGACGGTGCCGAACATTTGGAAAAGGTAAAGTCCAAAACCGCTAAAAAAACAACCAACAACTAA
- a CDS encoding DUF1501 domain-containing protein, which produces MANPSVTDFEALQATRRLFLKQCAFGLGSLALGQLLGGCGPSGGGEETIAFNPANPLAPRPPHFPGKAKSVIYLHMAGAPSQLELFDYKPALAKLDGQDCPQSFLEGKRFAFIRGVPKMLGPQAKFQQHGQSGAWISDYLPHLSTVADELAFLKAVQTDQFNHAPAQLLMHTGSPRLGRPSMGAWVTYGLGSENANLPGFVVLTSGGKDPDAGKSVWGSGFLPSVYQGVQCRSVGDPVLFLKDPEGIDRALRKASIEAINKVNQETYHEYGDPEILSRVAQYEMAYKMQITAPEVMNIENEPIYIHDMYGTKPGKACFANNVLLARKLVEKGVRFVQLYDWGWDTHGSDAYLSIDIGLVNKCRETDKAITALILDLKQRGLLDETLIVWGGEFGRTPMMENRNGVTMPYKGRDHHTDAFTIWMAGGGVKAGVSHGETDEVGYNAVKDKVSVYDIQATILHQLGFDHEKFTYPFQGRPFRLTDVEGQVIEAVVG; this is translated from the coding sequence ATGGCAAATCCTTCTGTCACAGACTTTGAGGCACTTCAAGCCACGCGACGGCTGTTCTTGAAACAATGCGCGTTCGGACTTGGCTCTTTGGCCTTGGGCCAATTGCTCGGTGGCTGCGGGCCATCGGGTGGGGGAGAGGAGACCATCGCTTTCAACCCGGCCAACCCACTTGCCCCCCGCCCACCGCATTTTCCGGGAAAAGCCAAATCGGTGATTTATCTGCACATGGCAGGCGCTCCCTCCCAACTCGAATTGTTCGACTACAAGCCTGCCTTGGCAAAATTGGACGGGCAAGATTGTCCACAATCATTCCTCGAAGGCAAACGTTTCGCCTTTATTCGGGGGGTGCCGAAGATGTTGGGTCCCCAAGCAAAATTTCAACAACACGGACAATCGGGTGCATGGATTTCCGACTACTTGCCACACCTTTCCACCGTTGCCGACGAACTTGCCTTTTTAAAAGCCGTCCAAACCGACCAGTTCAACCATGCGCCCGCCCAACTGTTGATGCACACGGGCAGCCCGCGCCTCGGCAGGCCAAGTATGGGGGCTTGGGTCACTTATGGCTTGGGGTCTGAAAATGCCAATTTGCCCGGCTTCGTGGTGCTGACTTCAGGTGGCAAAGACCCTGATGCCGGCAAAAGCGTGTGGGGCAGCGGCTTTTTGCCTTCCGTTTATCAAGGGGTCCAATGCCGCTCGGTGGGCGACCCGGTGCTGTTCCTGAAAGACCCGGAGGGTATAGACCGCGCCTTGCGTAAAGCCTCTATCGAGGCCATCAACAAGGTGAACCAAGAGACCTACCACGAGTACGGCGACCCCGAAATCCTCTCGCGCGTCGCGCAATATGAGATGGCCTACAAAATGCAAATCACGGCACCTGAGGTGATGAATATCGAAAACGAGCCAATCTACATCCATGATATGTATGGAACCAAGCCGGGCAAGGCGTGTTTCGCCAACAACGTGCTGCTGGCGCGAAAATTAGTGGAGAAAGGTGTCCGATTCGTGCAACTCTACGACTGGGGCTGGGATACACATGGCTCCGACGCATATCTCTCCATTGATATCGGTTTGGTCAACAAATGCCGCGAAACGGACAAGGCCATCACCGCGCTGATACTCGACCTGAAACAACGCGGCCTGCTCGACGAAACGCTCATCGTGTGGGGAGGAGAATTTGGCCGGACACCCATGATGGAAAACCGCAACGGCGTGACCATGCCCTACAAGGGGCGCGACCACCACACCGATGCTTTCACGATATGGATGGCAGGCGGTGGTGTCAAAGCAGGTGTGTCACATGGAGAGACCGACGAGGTGGGCTACAACGCCGTGAAAGACAAGGTTTCGGTTTATGATATTCAGGCCACCATTTTGCACCAATTAGGCTTTGACCACGAAAAATTCACTTACCCATTTCAAGGCCGCCCCTTCCGACTGACTGACGTGGAAGGGCAAGTGATAGAGGCTGTGGTGGGGTGA
- a CDS encoding DinB family protein, whose protein sequence is MTFSTTQALEILERTPDALHTMLHQISEDWTYQNEGPDTWSVFDVVGHLLHGEKTDWIPRATLILSDRADKTFEPFDRFAQYETSKGKNIQTLLEEFRDARKESLAELRRLNISDADLQKTGIHPTFGEVTLAQLLSTWVVHDLNHVSQIARIMAKQYKEEVGPWTAFLRILQ, encoded by the coding sequence ATGACATTTTCCACAACACAAGCGCTGGAAATCCTCGAAAGAACTCCCGATGCGCTACACACCATGCTCCATCAAATTTCTGAGGATTGGACCTATCAAAACGAAGGACCGGACACCTGGTCGGTGTTTGATGTGGTCGGCCACCTACTCCACGGAGAAAAAACGGACTGGATACCGAGGGCGACGCTCATCCTCTCGGACCGGGCCGACAAGACTTTTGAACCGTTCGACCGCTTTGCGCAGTATGAAACTAGCAAGGGCAAAAACATTCAGACGCTGTTGGAGGAATTTCGTGATGCGCGAAAAGAGAGCCTGGCGGAACTACGCCGCCTAAACATCTCGGATGCCGACCTGCAAAAAACCGGCATTCACCCCACATTTGGCGAGGTGACACTTGCTCAGTTGCTGTCCACTTGGGTCGTGCATGACCTCAACCATGTATCACAAATCGCAAGAATCATGGCCAAGCAGTACAAAGAAGAAGTCGGGCCTTGGACGGCATTTTTGAGGATACTTCAATAA
- a CDS encoding DUF4252 domain-containing protein, translated as MKAITMLCLFFSGLAVQAQDYGLYWKYKDYDGIAFTVPSALIDIGSWFVDEKTDRVLLRKINKVRILYFEDGSPVRVRDMQKFDRKAKRKHLEDMVYVREGKTRVRVLAKERRSVVRKVVVLVQSPEEFALVSVKGRLRLDDINRVIEKYGKEKKKDGKQIVPPAVKVPVYRI; from the coding sequence ATGAAAGCAATTACCATGCTATGCCTGTTTTTCAGCGGCTTAGCCGTTCAGGCGCAGGACTACGGCCTGTATTGGAAGTATAAGGATTATGACGGCATTGCCTTCACCGTCCCCTCCGCTTTGATAGACATCGGTTCGTGGTTTGTGGACGAAAAAACCGACCGAGTCTTGTTGCGCAAAATCAACAAAGTGCGCATTCTCTATTTCGAGGACGGCAGCCCCGTGAGAGTGCGTGATATGCAAAAGTTCGACCGCAAGGCGAAGCGTAAGCATCTTGAAGACATGGTCTATGTGCGGGAAGGGAAAACGCGCGTGCGGGTGTTGGCAAAAGAACGGCGCAGTGTCGTGCGGAAAGTCGTGGTGTTGGTGCAGTCGCCCGAAGAATTTGCGCTCGTCAGCGTGAAAGGGCGCTTGCGGCTCGACGACATCAATCGCGTCATCGAAAAATACGGCAAGGAAAAAAAGAAAGACGGCAAACAGATTGTGCCGCCAGCCGTGAAGGTACCCGTGTATCGAATTTGA
- a CDS encoding TraR/DksA family transcriptional regulator — translation MSQELKVRYSDEELQEFKTLVEQKLALAQEELNTTQRQIDDLNENGFNQQGGDWYDDSTAHTDLEMLQRMLTRQQRHVQDLKNALLRIQNKTYGICTVTGNLIDKERLRLVPHATKSVDGKNIANAGHRENLSGESGSDAFNTSDEAERPSGKPIGDKVRLPSGKVPPRNTNEDWEIDNETLEDASYDRRKFDDDDES, via the coding sequence ATGTCACAAGAACTCAAAGTACGGTACAGCGACGAGGAGCTTCAGGAATTCAAGACGCTGGTTGAGCAGAAACTGGCCCTCGCCCAAGAGGAGCTGAACACGACGCAACGGCAAATTGACGACTTGAACGAAAACGGATTCAACCAGCAAGGCGGCGACTGGTACGACGACTCGACAGCCCACACTGATTTGGAAATGCTGCAACGAATGCTCACACGTCAGCAGCGACACGTCCAGGATTTGAAAAATGCCTTGTTGCGCATTCAAAACAAGACCTATGGAATCTGCACCGTGACCGGCAACTTGATTGACAAGGAGCGCCTCCGCCTTGTGCCGCACGCCACGAAAAGCGTGGACGGCAAGAACATCGCCAATGCGGGACACCGCGAAAACTTGTCGGGCGAGTCGGGTTCCGATGCTTTCAACACCTCCGACGAAGCCGAACGCCCATCGGGCAAGCCAATCGGGGACAAGGTGCGTTTGCCCAGCGGAAAGGTTCCGCCTCGCAACACCAACGAAGATTGGGAAATTGACAACGAAACGCTGGAAGATGCCAGCTACGACCGTCGCAAATTCGACGACGACGACGAATCGTGA